In a genomic window of Sandaracinaceae bacterium:
- a CDS encoding HAMP domain-containing protein produces MEPPSGLRRSVMFATFTAMALLVLTLWILEDQIVDEQAEEGQRAALRLALDDYAGRTARPEADRLAERERVGSTHGSRIRELTPTPDAPPGDRFRTERSPRGETVGVLTRTLADGRVIEVRDVTRMRQAVHRSVRALLMAGGLVAMVVGVLLTWGLTRTLVQPARDLTKVADSLAAGNLTARTRSDRRDELGDIGRALDRLAEQLEERQATLRTQEDRLTTMLDSMAEGVFVTDDQGMIDLTNDALDALVELEPLGRTIIEVIRDVDLHEAVMDAIDDDVRQGAREVAFDYMVDSQPRHFVAQVAPLEHGGGAIGVIHDVTKHVAADRVRRDFIANASHELRTPVTAIRGYAETLAGGAAKDPKMAARFLDVILRHAGRLEALVDDMVTLSRAESERSEIETLPVSLGAAALEVVEGLSGMADSKEITVTAELEGLPDVLANPRGIDQVLINLVDNAIKYTPQGGRVWLRAETTPTHVSLSVFNSGPGIPSKHVARVFERFYRVDAGRSREIGGTGLGLAIVKHLVASMGGRIEVASRNDETRFTVTFPRAEPTSLPS; encoded by the coding sequence ATGGAGCCACCCAGCGGTCTACGACGCAGCGTGATGTTCGCGACGTTCACCGCCATGGCGCTGCTCGTCCTCACGCTGTGGATCCTGGAGGACCAGATCGTGGACGAGCAGGCGGAGGAGGGCCAGCGCGCCGCCCTGCGCCTCGCCCTCGACGACTACGCGGGCAGGACGGCGCGGCCCGAGGCCGACCGCCTGGCCGAGCGCGAGCGCGTGGGGAGCACGCACGGGTCCCGCATCCGCGAGCTGACGCCCACCCCCGACGCACCGCCCGGAGACCGGTTCCGGACCGAGCGCAGCCCCCGTGGGGAGACCGTGGGTGTGCTCACCCGGACACTCGCAGATGGTCGCGTGATCGAGGTGCGCGACGTCACGCGCATGCGCCAGGCGGTGCACCGCAGCGTGCGCGCGCTGCTCATGGCCGGCGGGCTGGTGGCCATGGTGGTGGGCGTGCTGCTCACCTGGGGCCTCACCCGCACGCTGGTCCAGCCCGCGCGCGACCTCACCAAGGTGGCCGACTCGCTGGCCGCCGGAAACCTCACCGCGCGCACGCGCAGCGACCGCCGTGACGAACTGGGCGACATCGGGCGCGCGCTCGACCGCCTGGCGGAGCAGCTGGAAGAGCGACAGGCCACGCTGCGGACGCAGGAGGACCGCCTCACCACCATGCTGGACTCCATGGCGGAGGGCGTGTTCGTCACCGACGACCAGGGCATGATCGACCTGACCAACGACGCGCTGGACGCGCTGGTCGAGCTCGAGCCGCTGGGGCGCACCATCATCGAGGTGATCCGCGACGTGGACCTGCACGAGGCCGTGATGGACGCCATCGACGACGACGTTCGCCAAGGGGCCCGCGAGGTGGCCTTCGACTACATGGTGGACTCCCAGCCCCGGCACTTCGTGGCGCAGGTGGCCCCGCTCGAGCACGGCGGCGGCGCCATCGGCGTGATCCACGATGTCACCAAGCACGTGGCCGCGGACCGCGTGCGGCGCGACTTCATCGCCAACGCCAGCCACGAGCTGCGCACCCCCGTGACGGCCATCCGCGGCTACGCCGAGACGCTGGCCGGCGGCGCAGCCAAGGACCCCAAGATGGCGGCGCGCTTCCTGGACGTCATCCTGCGCCACGCAGGGCGCCTCGAGGCGCTGGTGGACGACATGGTCACGCTCAGCCGGGCCGAGTCCGAGCGCTCCGAGATCGAGACGCTGCCCGTGTCGCTGGGTGCCGCCGCGCTCGAGGTGGTGGAGGGGCTCTCGGGCATGGCCGACTCGAAGGAGATCACGGTGACGGCCGAGCTCGAAGGCCTCCCCGACGTGCTGGCCAACCCGCGCGGCATCGACCAGGTGCTCATCAACCTGGTGGACAACGCCATCAAGTACACGCCGCAGGGCGGGCGCGTGTGGCTGCGTGCGGAGACCACCCCCACGCACGTGAGCCTGTCGGTCTTCAACAGCGGGCCCGGCATCCCCAGCAAGCACGTGGCTCGTGTCTTCGAGCGCTTCTACCGCGTGGACGCGGGGCGCAGCCGCGAGATCGGCGGCACCGGCCTCGGCCTCGCCATCGTGAAGCACCTGGTCGCCAGCATGGGCGGCCGCATCGAGGTGGCGAGCCGCAACGACGAGACCCGCTTCACGGTCACGTTCCCGCGCGCCGAGCCGACCTCTCTCCCCTCGTGA
- a CDS encoding transposase, translating to MDEETAWAREEFGNADLGDARRNHRLIRLAARVAQQPGGTIAGVCRSAAERQAAYDLMSNKKVRSEALLQATTAATAGRCAEHEFVYVPVDGSSLVLTDRAKTKPLGSIGATRFPTRGLKVVDAVAVAPDGTFNGILDVQFWTRAAAKKKRRMPVCRPMGPPDGLNLQGHGTTGFAGTWDHP from the coding sequence ATGGACGAAGAAACGGCGTGGGCTCGCGAAGAATTTGGCAATGCGGATCTCGGTGATGCGAGGCGCAACCATCGGCTGATTCGGTTGGCGGCACGGGTCGCCCAGCAGCCTGGAGGGACCATCGCAGGGGTGTGCCGGTCGGCCGCGGAGCGACAGGCGGCGTACGACTTGATGTCGAACAAGAAGGTGCGTTCGGAGGCGTTGCTGCAAGCCACGACGGCTGCGACGGCAGGGCGATGCGCGGAGCACGAGTTTGTCTACGTGCCGGTGGATGGGTCGAGTCTGGTTCTGACGGACCGCGCGAAAACCAAGCCGCTGGGCTCGATCGGCGCGACGCGCTTTCCGACCCGCGGACTCAAGGTCGTGGACGCGGTGGCCGTCGCGCCAGACGGCACGTTCAACGGCATTCTCGACGTGCAGTTCTGGACGCGCGCAGCGGCGAAGAAGAAGCGGCGGATGCCAGTTTGCAGGCCCATGGGACCACCTGATGGCCTGAACTTGCAGGGCCATGGGACCACCGGATTTGCAGGGACATGGGACCACCCGTAA
- a CDS encoding IS21 family transposase → MSYRELSMIEVKEVLRRREAGQALREIARETGLDRKTVRRYVEAAGETDGEVDTEVVVQQVVQAVQVRAPQPPSEPRGRIDAHRELITSWLKPTQKGTRALRLTKVHELLKRRGVDVTYATLCRWAHDEIGWRERKPTVRVDDPEPGQEAQADFGKVGLLYDAAQGKERTLWCLVVTLTYSRMQFIWPTFEQTTEAVCEGLDAAWTFFGGLVARVLVDNASAMVTSPHPTSPRVNDAFADYAQHRDFFVDTTRVRHPKDKPRVENQMPFVRESWWDGESIADLDEARRSAEVWCRRVAERVHGTTQRVVREHYEAEEKPLMLPTPEKPFDVPLWTEAKVHPDHHVQVQRALYSVPTRFIGRTVRVRADRHLVRIYLAAELIKTHPRQAPGQRSTDTNDYPVGAAAYATRSFTNIVERAHKAGEHVGCYADRLFDRQLPWTMMRQGYQLLRLCDTYGAAKVDAVCERSLSFDVVDVPRIARMLRMAMSAEAEAEERGKLRKLPQTPRFARDAGVYSTLETSREEDR, encoded by the coding sequence ATGAGTTACCGGGAGCTGAGCATGATCGAAGTGAAGGAAGTCCTGCGCCGCCGCGAAGCGGGGCAGGCGTTGAGGGAGATCGCCCGCGAGACGGGGCTGGACCGGAAGACAGTGCGTCGGTACGTGGAAGCCGCCGGGGAGACCGACGGCGAGGTCGACACGGAGGTGGTGGTCCAGCAGGTGGTCCAGGCCGTTCAGGTGCGCGCCCCTCAGCCACCGAGCGAGCCGCGCGGACGGATCGATGCCCATCGTGAGTTGATCACGAGCTGGCTGAAGCCCACGCAGAAGGGTACGCGCGCGTTGCGGCTCACCAAGGTGCACGAGCTGCTCAAGCGGCGCGGCGTGGACGTCACGTACGCCACGCTATGTCGCTGGGCGCACGACGAGATCGGTTGGCGTGAGCGGAAGCCCACCGTTCGCGTCGACGACCCCGAGCCCGGCCAGGAGGCGCAGGCCGACTTCGGCAAGGTGGGGCTGCTCTACGACGCCGCGCAGGGAAAGGAACGAACGCTGTGGTGCCTGGTCGTGACGCTGACGTACAGCCGCATGCAGTTCATCTGGCCCACCTTCGAGCAGACTACCGAAGCCGTGTGCGAGGGACTCGATGCAGCATGGACGTTCTTCGGAGGCCTCGTGGCGCGCGTGCTCGTCGACAACGCGAGCGCGATGGTCACGAGCCCGCACCCGACCTCGCCACGCGTGAACGATGCGTTTGCCGACTACGCTCAGCATCGCGACTTCTTCGTCGACACCACGCGCGTGAGGCACCCGAAGGACAAGCCTCGCGTCGAAAACCAGATGCCCTTCGTGCGCGAGAGCTGGTGGGACGGCGAGAGCATCGCTGACCTCGACGAGGCACGTCGGAGCGCGGAGGTTTGGTGCCGCAGGGTGGCAGAGCGCGTCCACGGAACGACCCAGCGCGTGGTGCGCGAGCACTACGAGGCAGAGGAGAAGCCGCTCATGTTGCCGACTCCCGAGAAGCCGTTCGACGTGCCGCTTTGGACCGAAGCGAAGGTGCATCCGGATCATCACGTTCAGGTGCAACGCGCGCTGTACTCGGTGCCGACGCGCTTCATCGGCAGGACGGTGCGCGTTCGTGCGGACCGTCATCTGGTGCGCATCTATCTCGCCGCGGAGTTGATCAAGACCCATCCGAGGCAGGCTCCAGGCCAGCGTTCAACCGACACCAACGACTACCCCGTGGGCGCTGCCGCCTACGCCACACGCAGCTTCACGAACATCGTCGAGCGTGCTCACAAGGCCGGCGAACACGTGGGCTGCTACGCGGACCGTCTCTTCGATCGGCAGCTGCCGTGGACGATGATGAGGCAGGGCTATCAGCTGCTTCGACTCTGCGACACCTACGGCGCCGCGAAGGTCGACGCCGTCTGCGAGCGCTCGCTCAGCTTCGATGTTGTCGATGTGCCCCGCATCGCCCGCATGCTCCGAATGGCGATGTCCGCCGAGGCAGAGGCCGAGGAGCGAGGGAAGCTCCGCAAGCTGCCTCAAACACCACGCTTCGCGCGCGACGCAGGCGTGTACAGCACGCTCGAGACCTCGCGCGAGGAGGACCGCTGA
- a CDS encoding tRNA threonylcarbamoyladenosine dehydratase, whose protein sequence is MTLPLSPDTRALATPPSSTPAVSPAPALDAGSVETPYRTQRRFDRAARLFSEPGLEALMNARVLVVGCGGVGSFAAEALARSGVGQLVLIDFDKVCITNSNRQLHAMKGTIGKLKVEVMAERLRLVHPTAEVVAEPHFYNAENADALLSGQIDFVVDCIDNMTAKAHLVATCLARGIPVVSSMGAAARLDPTQIRVGDLCETEIDPFAKAFRKLLRKHHDIDVQRGVPIGVRAVYSVEVPREPAPLAYDEGQGFVCVCPGGKNGLNDCDKKNRIDGSAAFVTGAFGLAAASVVVRALVEGRPAAAC, encoded by the coding sequence ATGACCCTGCCGCTCAGCCCCGACACCCGCGCGCTCGCCACGCCGCCCAGCAGCACCCCCGCCGTGAGCCCTGCGCCGGCCCTCGACGCGGGCAGCGTGGAGACGCCCTACCGCACGCAGCGCCGCTTCGACCGCGCGGCGCGGCTGTTCAGCGAGCCGGGCCTCGAGGCGCTCATGAACGCGCGCGTGCTGGTGGTGGGCTGCGGCGGCGTGGGCTCGTTCGCGGCCGAGGCGCTGGCGCGCAGCGGCGTGGGCCAGCTGGTGCTCATCGACTTCGACAAGGTGTGCATCACCAACAGCAACCGCCAGCTGCACGCCATGAAGGGCACCATCGGCAAGCTGAAGGTGGAGGTCATGGCCGAGCGCCTGCGCCTGGTGCATCCCACGGCCGAGGTGGTCGCCGAGCCACACTTCTACAACGCCGAGAACGCTGACGCGCTGCTCAGCGGGCAGATCGACTTCGTGGTGGACTGCATCGACAACATGACGGCCAAGGCGCACCTGGTGGCCACCTGCCTCGCGCGTGGCATCCCGGTGGTGTCGTCCATGGGGGCGGCGGCGCGCCTCGACCCCACGCAGATCCGCGTGGGCGATCTGTGCGAGACCGAGATCGACCCCTTCGCGAAGGCGTTCCGCAAGCTGCTCCGCAAGCACCACGACATCGACGTGCAGCGCGGCGTCCCAATCGGAGTGCGCGCGGTCTACAGCGTGGAGGTGCCGCGCGAGCCCGCACCGCTGGCCTATGACGAGGGCCAGGGTTTCGTCTGTGTGTGCCCCGGCGGGAAGAACGGCCTCAACGACTGCGACAAGAAGAACCGCATCGATGGGAGCGCCGCGTTCGTGACCGGCGCCTTCGGCCTCGCCGCCGCCAGCGTGGTGGTCCGCGCGCTGGTCGAGGGCCGTCCTGCCGCGGCCTGCTAG
- a CDS encoding DUF3516 domain-containing protein: MPPEGQVTIESLLDGFLAYCAQRGLSLYPAQEEAILELFDGKSVILNTPTGSGKSLVALAAHWKAVADGGRSFYTAPIKALVSEKFFELCEAFGPENVGMMTGDASINRDASVICCTAEILSNLALREGDQADLDMVVIDEFHFYSERDRGVAWQVPLLTLPQARFLLMSATLGDTARFEESIAELTGAPVALVKTMDRPVPLDWEYSEKPLHETLLAQLESKKTPIYVVHFAQRAASEHAQDLMSIDFLSKDDKAAIKQELTGFRWDTPFGAELRRFVHHGVGVHHAGMLPKYRRVVERLAGKGLLKIICGTDTLGVGVNIPLRTVVFTKLCKYDGDKTKILTVRDFHQIAGRAGRKGFDTQGTVIVQAPEHVIENKIAQQKATGDAKKLRKWKPSKPPERGYAHWDEQTFQKLRDGEPERLVSRFAVSHGMMLNVFTRPDGCTAMKRLIRASHDAPVRQRQHGRHALAILRSLIKADIVALRRGGVDLNADLQTDFSLNQALSLYVVAAVEALDRENGDYALNLVSLVEATLEDPSAVLFKQVDTLKGRAVASLKSQGVEYDERMAELEKIEAPKPNAEFMLGTFRMFAEHHPWVGSDSLRLKSVARDMFEQGETFNGYVRTYGLARAEGVLLRYLSDVYKALIQTIPEDAKTNELDDIIEWLGVVIRSVDGSLLAEWERMKRGELLDERAEEEALLDAERKGVDVTANRKAFRVLVRNATFRLVRALAQREERFFLDMVQTEPGQPPLRVEELVALMDPYWAEYDELRIDAEARGPQHFQLEENSGNRWLVNQSLLDPEEHLEWRLRLAVDLPASRDEGGVVLRWVGIDRPEIPATAQ, encoded by the coding sequence ATGCCCCCCGAGGGACAGGTCACCATCGAGAGCCTGCTCGACGGGTTCCTGGCCTACTGCGCGCAGCGTGGGCTGTCGCTCTACCCCGCGCAGGAGGAGGCCATCCTCGAGCTCTTCGACGGCAAGAGCGTCATCCTCAACACGCCCACCGGGTCGGGCAAGTCGCTGGTCGCGCTGGCCGCGCACTGGAAGGCCGTGGCCGACGGTGGCCGCTCGTTCTACACGGCCCCCATCAAGGCGCTGGTCAGCGAGAAGTTCTTCGAGCTGTGCGAGGCGTTCGGGCCCGAGAACGTGGGCATGATGACCGGCGACGCCAGCATCAACCGGGACGCATCGGTCATCTGCTGCACGGCGGAGATCCTCTCGAACCTGGCGCTGCGGGAGGGTGACCAGGCCGACCTCGACATGGTGGTGATCGACGAGTTCCACTTCTACTCGGAGCGCGACCGCGGCGTCGCCTGGCAGGTGCCGTTGCTCACGCTGCCGCAGGCGCGCTTCCTGCTCATGAGCGCCACGCTGGGCGACACCGCGCGCTTCGAGGAGTCCATCGCCGAGCTGACGGGAGCGCCCGTGGCGCTCGTGAAGACCATGGATCGCCCGGTGCCGCTCGACTGGGAGTACTCCGAGAAGCCGCTGCACGAGACCCTGCTGGCCCAGCTCGAGTCCAAGAAGACACCCATCTACGTGGTGCACTTCGCGCAGCGCGCTGCCTCCGAGCACGCGCAAGACCTGATGAGCATCGACTTCCTCTCGAAGGACGACAAGGCCGCCATCAAGCAGGAGCTCACCGGCTTCCGCTGGGACACGCCCTTCGGCGCGGAGTTGCGCCGCTTCGTGCACCACGGCGTGGGCGTGCACCACGCGGGCATGCTGCCCAAGTACCGGCGCGTGGTGGAGCGGCTCGCCGGCAAGGGGCTGCTCAAGATCATCTGCGGCACGGACACCCTCGGCGTGGGCGTGAACATTCCGCTGCGCACGGTGGTGTTCACCAAGCTCTGCAAGTACGACGGCGACAAGACCAAGATCCTGACGGTGCGCGACTTCCACCAGATCGCGGGGCGCGCCGGCCGAAAGGGCTTCGACACGCAGGGCACCGTCATCGTGCAGGCGCCGGAGCACGTCATCGAGAACAAGATTGCCCAGCAGAAGGCCACCGGCGACGCGAAGAAGCTGCGCAAGTGGAAGCCCAGCAAGCCGCCCGAGCGGGGCTATGCGCACTGGGACGAGCAGACCTTCCAGAAGCTGCGCGACGGCGAGCCCGAGCGCCTCGTGTCGCGCTTCGCGGTCTCGCACGGGATGATGCTCAACGTCTTCACGCGCCCGGACGGCTGCACCGCCATGAAGCGGCTCATCCGCGCGAGCCACGACGCCCCGGTGCGGCAGCGTCAGCACGGGCGCCACGCGCTCGCCATCCTGCGCTCGCTGATCAAGGCCGACATCGTGGCGCTGCGCCGCGGCGGGGTGGACCTCAACGCCGACCTGCAGACCGACTTCTCGCTCAACCAGGCGCTCTCGCTCTACGTGGTGGCGGCCGTGGAGGCGCTCGATCGCGAGAACGGGGACTACGCGCTCAACTTGGTGTCGCTGGTGGAGGCCACGCTCGAGGACCCGAGCGCCGTGCTCTTCAAGCAGGTGGACACGCTCAAGGGGCGCGCGGTGGCGTCGCTCAAATCGCAGGGCGTGGAGTACGACGAACGCATGGCCGAGCTCGAGAAGATCGAGGCGCCCAAGCCTAACGCCGAGTTCATGCTGGGCACGTTCCGCATGTTCGCCGAGCACCACCCGTGGGTGGGCAGCGACTCGCTGCGCCTCAAGTCGGTGGCGCGCGACATGTTCGAGCAAGGCGAGACCTTCAACGGCTACGTGCGCACCTATGGCCTGGCGCGCGCCGAGGGTGTGCTGCTGCGTTACCTCTCGGACGTCTACAAGGCGCTCATCCAGACCATCCCGGAGGACGCGAAGACCAACGAGCTCGACGACATCATCGAGTGGCTGGGGGTGGTCATCCGCTCGGTGGACGGCAGCCTCTTGGCCGAGTGGGAGCGCATGAAGCGCGGCGAGCTGCTGGACGAGCGCGCCGAAGAAGAGGCGCTGCTGGACGCCGAGCGCAAGGGCGTGGACGTCACCGCCAACCGCAAGGCGTTCCGCGTATTGGTGCGCAACGCGACCTTCCGTCTCGTGCGGGCGCTGGCGCAGCGCGAGGAGCGCTTCTTCCTGGACATGGTGCAGACCGAGCCGGGGCAGCCACCCCTGCGCGTGGAAGAGCTGGTGGCCCTCATGGACCCCTATTGGGCGGAGTACGACGAGCTGCGCATCGACGCCGAGGCGCGTGGGCCACAGCACTTCCAGCTGGAAGAAAACAGTGGCAACCGATGGCTGGTGAATCAGTCGCTGCTGGATCCCGAGGAACACCTCGAGTGGCGCCTGCGCCTGGCGGTCGACCTACCGGCTTCTCGCGATGAAGGTGGGGTGGTGCTGCGCTGGGTCGGTATCGACCGCCCCGAGATTCCCGCTACTGCGCAGTAA
- a CDS encoding IS630 family transposase: MILSLAAGVGTTETARALGTCDRSVRKWRARWEQAPVVESLRDGDRPGRPRVIVAETRCTVLQLACDKPDKLLTPFRDTWTQGALSMALTLRTGVAISRSSVQRILSAKGLKPHRVRQWLHSPDPCFREKVARICDLYRNPPADAVVLCIDEKPLQTLERRFPTTVGPDGVVRRDFEYVRHGVGHLLAALNVVTGEVTTEVVDKRDAATLTRFMQAVARRYRGKRVIVVWDNLNIHHEGKDDRWERFNADRKHPFEFVHTPVHASWVNQVELWFSILQRRVIRHGSFEHQGRIKQEVEAFARYWNLYERKPFRWTFDGCFEQPLLRAA, from the coding sequence ATGATCCTCTCACTGGCAGCAGGCGTAGGCACCACCGAGACCGCGCGGGCGTTGGGCACGTGCGACCGCTCGGTCAGGAAGTGGCGGGCGCGCTGGGAGCAGGCCCCTGTCGTCGAGTCTCTTCGCGACGGCGACCGTCCGGGTCGACCGCGCGTGATCGTGGCGGAGACGCGCTGCACCGTGCTCCAGCTCGCATGCGACAAGCCCGACAAGCTGCTCACTCCCTTCCGCGACACCTGGACACAGGGCGCGCTATCGATGGCTCTCACGTTGCGCACGGGGGTCGCAATCAGCCGTAGCTCAGTTCAGCGGATCTTGAGCGCGAAGGGGCTCAAGCCTCATCGCGTGCGGCAATGGCTCCACAGCCCCGACCCGTGTTTCCGCGAGAAGGTGGCGCGCATCTGCGACCTGTACCGCAACCCGCCTGCCGACGCCGTCGTGCTCTGCATCGACGAGAAGCCTTTGCAGACGCTGGAGCGCCGGTTCCCAACGACGGTCGGACCGGACGGTGTCGTTCGGCGCGACTTCGAGTACGTGCGACATGGCGTCGGACACCTGCTCGCGGCGCTGAACGTCGTGACGGGAGAGGTCACCACCGAGGTGGTGGACAAGCGCGACGCCGCGACCCTGACGCGCTTCATGCAGGCCGTGGCGCGACGCTATCGAGGCAAGCGCGTGATCGTCGTGTGGGACAACCTGAACATCCATCACGAGGGCAAGGATGACCGCTGGGAGCGCTTCAACGCAGACCGCAAGCACCCCTTCGAGTTCGTGCACACGCCGGTGCACGCCTCGTGGGTCAACCAGGTCGAGCTCTGGTTCTCCATCCTCCAACGTCGCGTGATCCGTCACGGTTCCTTCGAGCACCAAGGTCGCATCAAGCAGGAGGTCGAGGCCTTCGCTCGCTACTGGAACCTCTACGAGCGCAAGCCCTTCCGGTGGACGTTCGATGGCTGCTTTGAACAGCCCCTGCTTCGTGCGGCATGA
- a CDS encoding ATP-binding protein, with protein MSNTTTIDPELRIALKKLRLGKMIPTLPERLLLARQNKLSHDAFMLLLLRDEIDRRDSTATARRAHTAGLDPDMVLERWDNSTKVHFDRHVLDELVCLRFIESARNVVILGPVGVGKTFLATALGHIACRHRFQVMLTRADDMLRRLKQSRLDNSRDALMTELTTVDLLIIDDFALEPMTRDEGRDIYQLFVERNGRLPTIVTSNRDTAEWIATFDDVLLAQSAVDRFINNAYDLVVEGESYRHRLKPKVTGDEAPPSVPITKPDRPIRKKRR; from the coding sequence ATGTCGAACACCACGACCATCGATCCCGAGCTGCGCATCGCCCTCAAGAAGCTCCGCTTGGGGAAGATGATTCCCACGCTCCCCGAGCGCCTGCTCCTCGCTCGGCAGAACAAGCTCTCGCACGACGCCTTCATGCTCCTTCTGCTGCGGGACGAGATCGACCGGCGAGACAGTACGGCGACGGCGCGTCGCGCACACACGGCCGGACTCGACCCCGATATGGTGCTCGAGCGCTGGGACAACTCGACCAAGGTGCACTTCGACCGGCACGTGCTCGACGAGCTCGTATGCCTTCGCTTCATCGAGAGCGCGCGCAACGTCGTGATCCTCGGCCCCGTCGGCGTCGGCAAGACCTTCCTCGCCACCGCCCTCGGACACATCGCCTGCAGGCACCGCTTCCAGGTGATGCTCACTCGCGCCGACGACATGCTGCGGCGCCTCAAGCAGAGTCGTCTCGACAACTCACGCGACGCCCTGATGACCGAGCTCACCACCGTCGATCTGCTGATCATCGACGACTTCGCGCTCGAGCCCATGACGCGTGACGAGGGGCGCGACATCTACCAGCTCTTCGTCGAACGGAACGGACGCCTCCCGACCATCGTGACCAGCAACCGAGACACGGCCGAGTGGATCGCGACCTTCGATGACGTGCTGCTCGCTCAGAGCGCCGTCGACCGCTTCATCAACAACGCCTACGACCTCGTCGTCGAAGGCGAGTCATACCGACACCGGCTCAAGCCCAAGGTCACCGGGGACGAGGCCCCGCCCAGCGTCCCCATCACCAAGCCCGACCGCCCCATCCGGAAGAAGCGACGGTAG
- a CDS encoding transposase, producing the protein MAGAPRHRFYDALNQVLDEAGFDAHVETLCELAFEPRSQGGRPSLAPGVYFRMLLLGYFEGIESERGICWRCEDSLSLKRFLGFEPHESTPDHSTLSRMRTRLPESTYVEVFRFVMRVLNERGLLRGQVAGVDATYLRADASMKTIVRKGSGEGYKGYLRRLAKESGIENPTEEELRRFDRNREGKKTSNEEWASPTDSDAEIVRLKDGRTRLGYKAEHVVDMETGALLAVDVMAATTSDPSSIETSLKLAEQNLERTIARDDDDDDSDEPPSSKSSGSIREVVADKGYHKASTIRSLEEKRIRTYIPERLQHGKRRWQKHGGRKTAEAVYRNRERVKRPKGKELQRRRGELIERSFAHICETGDHRRTRLRGEDNVRKRYLIQCAGFNLSILMRELLGAGTPRQVVDLAKALWGAAATLADHVVCALVALMAAVVATSAAMIRHGRSYLPPSLTPPDSPGSLLGFSTGC; encoded by the coding sequence ATGGCCGGGGCGCCTCGGCACCGGTTCTACGACGCGCTCAACCAGGTCCTGGACGAAGCAGGATTCGATGCGCACGTGGAGACGCTGTGCGAGCTGGCGTTCGAGCCGAGGAGCCAGGGCGGTCGGCCGTCGTTGGCGCCAGGCGTGTACTTCCGCATGTTGTTGCTGGGGTACTTCGAGGGGATCGAGTCGGAGCGCGGGATCTGCTGGCGATGCGAGGACTCGCTCTCGCTGAAGCGCTTCCTGGGATTCGAGCCGCACGAGTCGACGCCCGACCACTCAACGTTGTCACGCATGCGCACGCGACTGCCCGAGTCGACGTACGTGGAGGTCTTCCGCTTCGTGATGCGTGTGCTCAACGAGCGCGGTCTGCTGCGCGGCCAGGTGGCTGGGGTGGATGCGACCTACCTTCGCGCCGATGCGTCGATGAAGACCATCGTGCGGAAGGGCAGCGGCGAGGGCTACAAGGGCTACCTGCGCAGGCTCGCCAAGGAGTCCGGCATCGAGAACCCGACCGAAGAGGAGCTGCGCCGCTTCGACCGAAACCGCGAAGGCAAGAAGACGTCGAATGAAGAGTGGGCAAGCCCCACCGACTCGGACGCTGAGATCGTGCGCTTGAAGGATGGGCGAACGCGACTCGGCTACAAGGCCGAGCACGTGGTCGACATGGAGACCGGAGCGCTCCTCGCCGTGGACGTGATGGCCGCCACGACGAGCGACCCCTCGTCCATCGAGACGAGCCTCAAGCTCGCCGAGCAGAATCTCGAGCGCACCATCGCTCGCGACGACGATGACGACGACAGCGACGAACCACCTTCCAGCAAGTCATCCGGGAGCATCCGCGAGGTCGTCGCCGACAAGGGCTACCACAAGGCGAGCACGATTCGGAGCCTCGAGGAGAAGCGCATCCGGACCTACATTCCCGAGCGGCTTCAGCACGGCAAGCGTCGCTGGCAGAAGCATGGTGGACGCAAGACGGCAGAGGCCGTGTACCGCAATCGAGAACGCGTGAAGCGCCCGAAGGGCAAAGAGCTACAACGCCGTCGCGGTGAACTCATCGAGCGCTCCTTCGCGCACATCTGCGAGACCGGCGACCATCGACGCACGCGGCTCCGAGGCGAAGACAACGTCCGCAAGCGCTACCTCATCCAGTGCGCGGGCTTCAACCTCAGCATCCTGATGCGCGAGCTCCTCGGAGCAGGCACCCCTCGCCAGGTCGTGGACCTGGCGAAGGCCCTATGGGGCGCAGCAGCCACTCTCGCGGATCACGTCGTGTGTGCGCTGGTGGCTCTCATGGCTGCTGTGGTTGCGACCAGCGCCGCCATGATCCGTCACGGCCGCTCCTATCTGCCGCCCTCGCTCACGCCACCCGACAGCCCTGGCTCGCTTCTGGGTTTTTCAACGGGCTGCTAG